The following nucleotide sequence is from Deltaproteobacteria bacterium.
ATCCACTAAAAGCACGGAGGCATTGAATAATTTGACCAGGAGGCTGTCGGAAAGCCTGGAAAGTCCACCGCCGAAGAAGATCTCTTTCGCTCCCATGATCAAGACCACGTCTTTCCCGCGGGAAGTCTCCTGGAAAGCCTTCTCGATCTTTTCGATCAATCGATCTTCGTGGCTGCCGGAAACTTCGGCAATTAAATTTTCCGTAAGCACCACCGGACAAAGGGCCTCCGCCGGCTCTGCGAGGTCCAAGACCTCTTTAAGGAGGGTGGCATCGGAGTCGCAAAAACTCCCTTCCGCAGAGGGCCCCAGCTCCGGCAGAAGTCCATAAGGTTTGAAGAATCCTACCTGGACACCTTTGGCTTTTAATTTGACGGCCAAGGCCCAAGTGGCCAGCGTCTGGCCCGGCTCGCCACCGGTGGACCCTATGAAGATCGAACGCATGGAAAACCTCCGGAAGGGAATCCGTGATGCACTTCATTCACCGCAGAGAACGCAGAGAGCGCAGAGAATATGCATTCTCAGCGGCCTCTGCGGTAATTGCTTTTTTATAATAGCAAAAGGGAAGAAGGAAGTAAATTCAGATTGCAGATTGCAGATTGCAGATTGTAGATTGCAGATTTTAGATTGGAGATTGGGGAATGGGTCGTTAGGAAAAGCAAAGGGAGAAAAGGGTGTGGCCCAATCCGGCTCCTCGCGGGACTGGGCCCAACCGATCAGGGAGTTTTTTCTTTTGGGGAATATACCAGGTTGATCGGGTGGCATTTATCACAAGCCTGAGTGCGGGGATGGGCTTGGTGACAATGATAACAAGTCTCCATCTGCGGCCGGTTGGTCCGCGGGTTAAAGGAATCGTGCCCGATATTGCGATGGCAATCGATACATAGAACTTTTTTCTCGGCATGGAGCTTATGGGAGATTTTTACGATCCGAACGCTGGCCAGGTCAGTTTGCTCCCCTCGGGGAATGGTGGCGTGACAGCGCAGACAGTTATTGTTCATCAGATCATCACTGGCGGAAAACTTACTGGGGATGATCCCTCCCGACGTTGTGTGGCAATCCGTGCAGGTTACCGATGCCGGGTGGACGCGGGAAGGAAGCCACCTGGCCATAGGTTCCTGATTTTGATGGCAGCTCAAACAGAAAAACGGATGGGTCGTGGTAAATCGGACCAACCCCAAAGCCGGGATGGCAGCTAAAACCAGAATGATCGCAATGACCAATACCCAGGCTCGTCTGGATAATTTAGGTAATGCCGGAATTTTCATGACCATTCCTCTGGATTCCCATCAGGCTCTCTTTGGTTCAGAT
It contains:
- a CDS encoding NapC/NirT family cytochrome c — its product is MVMKIPALPKLSRRAWVLVIAIILVLAAIPALGLVRFTTTHPFFCLSCHQNQEPMARWLPSRVHPASVTCTDCHTTSGGIIPSKFSASDDLMNNNCLRCHATIPRGEQTDLASVRIVKISHKLHAEKKVLCIDCHRNIGHDSFNPRTNRPQMETCYHCHQAHPRTQACDKCHPINLVYSPKEKTP